The Streptomyces spororaveus genome includes a region encoding these proteins:
- the rimI gene encoding ribosomal protein S18-alanine N-acetyltransferase produces the protein MRWWDIGPVLELEHELFPEDAWSAGMFWSELAHARGPQATRRYVVAEDAAGRLVGYAGLAAAGDLADVQTIAAARDQWGTGLGARLLTDLLRAATAFECAEVLLEVRVDNTRAQKLYERFGFEPIGFRRGYYQPGNVDALVMRLTDPAQARTESSESNG, from the coding sequence ATGCGCTGGTGGGACATCGGCCCCGTACTGGAACTGGAGCACGAGCTGTTCCCCGAGGACGCCTGGTCCGCCGGGATGTTCTGGTCCGAACTCGCCCACGCCCGCGGCCCCCAGGCCACGCGCCGCTACGTCGTCGCCGAGGACGCGGCGGGCCGGCTGGTGGGCTACGCCGGGCTGGCCGCCGCCGGCGACCTGGCCGACGTACAGACCATCGCGGCCGCCCGCGACCAGTGGGGGACCGGGCTCGGCGCCCGGCTCCTGACCGACCTGCTGCGCGCCGCCACCGCGTTCGAGTGCGCCGAGGTGCTGCTGGAGGTACGGGTGGACAACACCCGCGCCCAGAAGCTCTACGAGCGCTTCGGTTTCGAGCCCATCGGCTTCCGGCGCGGCTACTACCAGCCCGGCAACGTCGACGCGCTCGTCATGCGACTGACCGACCCCGCACAAGCACGAACTGAGAGCAGTGAGAGCAATGGCTGA
- the tsaB gene encoding tRNA (adenosine(37)-N6)-threonylcarbamoyltransferase complex dimerization subunit type 1 TsaB encodes MLLLAVDTATPAVTVALHDGESVVAESNQVDARRHGELLLPSVDKVLAEAGVTLEAVTGVVVGVGPGPYTGLRVGLVTASTFAAVLGVPVHGLCTLDGLAYAAGAAGVEGPFTVATDARRKEVYWARYEDPRTRVGEPAVDRPADIAEQVAGLPAVGQGAFLYPEVFTDARNPEHQSAAALASLAAERLAAGLEFLPPTPLYLRRPDAQVPKNYKVVTPQ; translated from the coding sequence GTGCTCTTGCTCGCCGTAGATACCGCCACGCCCGCCGTCACCGTCGCCCTGCACGACGGTGAGTCCGTCGTCGCCGAGTCGAACCAGGTCGACGCCCGCCGCCACGGGGAGCTCCTGCTGCCCTCCGTGGACAAGGTCCTCGCCGAGGCCGGGGTCACGCTCGAAGCCGTCACCGGTGTCGTCGTCGGCGTCGGCCCCGGCCCGTACACCGGGCTGCGCGTCGGCCTCGTCACCGCCTCCACGTTCGCCGCCGTGCTGGGCGTGCCCGTGCACGGCCTGTGCACGCTCGACGGCCTGGCGTACGCCGCCGGGGCCGCCGGCGTCGAGGGCCCCTTCACCGTCGCCACCGACGCGCGGCGCAAGGAGGTCTACTGGGCCCGGTACGAGGACCCGCGCACGCGCGTCGGCGAGCCCGCCGTGGACCGCCCGGCCGACATCGCCGAGCAGGTCGCGGGCCTGCCCGCGGTCGGCCAGGGCGCATTCCTGTACCCCGAGGTGTTCACGGACGCCCGGAACCCCGAGCACCAGTCGGCCGCCGCGCTGGCCTCGCTGGCCGCGGAACGGCTGGCGGCCGGCCTGGAGTTCCTGCCTCCGACGCCGCTCTACCTGCGCCGCCCCGACGCCCAGGTGCCGAAGAACTACAAGGTGGTCACCCCGCAGTGA
- the tsaE gene encoding tRNA (adenosine(37)-N6)-threonylcarbamoyltransferase complex ATPase subunit type 1 TsaE — protein sequence MEEVPLEAQRSQAPAPEAAAGSETRITIDSPDAMQELGRRIAALLRPGDLVLLTGELGAGKTTLTRGLGEGLGVRGAVTSPTFVIARVHPSLTGGPALVHVDAYRLGGGLDEMEDLDLDVSLPESVVVVEWGDGKVEELSDDRLHVVIARAVGHEEVLDDVREVLVRGVGARWSAGAGLDALAGALSE from the coding sequence ATGGAAGAAGTACCGCTGGAAGCACAGCGCAGCCAGGCGCCGGCACCTGAGGCCGCGGCCGGCTCGGAGACCCGGATCACCATCGACTCCCCGGACGCGATGCAGGAATTGGGCCGCAGGATCGCCGCCCTGCTGCGCCCCGGCGACCTCGTCCTGCTGACCGGCGAGCTGGGCGCGGGCAAGACCACGCTCACCCGGGGCCTCGGCGAGGGGCTGGGCGTGCGCGGGGCCGTGACCTCGCCGACCTTCGTGATCGCCCGTGTGCACCCCTCGCTGACCGGGGGACCCGCGCTGGTGCACGTGGACGCGTACCGCCTGGGCGGCGGGCTGGACGAGATGGAGGACCTGGACCTCGACGTCTCGCTGCCCGAGTCCGTGGTCGTCGTGGAGTGGGGCGACGGCAAGGTGGAGGAGCTCTCCGACGACCGGCTGCACGTGGTGATCGCGCGCGCGGTCGGGCACGAGGAGGTCCTGGACGACGTTCGGGAGGTCCTCGTGCGCGGTGTCGGGGCGCGCTGGAGCGCAGGGGCCGGGCTGGACGCCCTGGCGGGCGCCCTCTCGGAGTAA
- a CDS encoding alpha/beta fold hydrolase: MRSSPVSVHVCPGSTWAAERSEGGGVSENWRKAGWAGAAIGVIAAGAAAGVAVERITVGRGMRMKARLALDAAGDYGSLRGAEGICRAEDATELYYEVDELPEDGKRRRLRRKAEPPATVVFCHGYCLGQDSWHFQRAALRGVVRAVYWDQRSHGRSARGLGHADGEPVSIDQLGRDLKAVIDAAAPEGPLILVGHSMGGMTIMGFAEQYPEIVRDRVVGVALVGTSSGRLDEVTYGLPAAGMGAVRRLLPGVLKALGSQVELVEKGRRATADLFAGMIKMYSFGSRDVDPGVARFAERLIEATPIDVVAEFYPAFQTHDKTSALQLFADLPVTVIAGDRDMITPPAHSVAIKEALPGADLVVLESTGHLMMLERPETVTRLLTELLARTGAVAAPAATNVGGHGRSTAGSTAQPGAGT; this comes from the coding sequence ATGAGATCGTCACCCGTATCGGTGCACGTGTGCCCCGGGTCTACCTGGGCGGCTGAGCGGAGTGAGGGCGGCGGCGTGAGCGAGAACTGGCGCAAGGCCGGCTGGGCCGGCGCCGCCATCGGCGTGATAGCCGCGGGTGCGGCGGCCGGTGTCGCGGTCGAACGGATCACCGTCGGGCGCGGCATGCGGATGAAGGCGCGCCTCGCCCTCGACGCGGCCGGGGACTACGGGTCCCTGCGCGGCGCGGAGGGAATCTGCCGGGCCGAGGACGCCACCGAGCTCTACTACGAGGTCGACGAGCTCCCCGAGGACGGCAAGCGCCGGCGCCTGCGGCGCAAGGCCGAGCCCCCGGCCACCGTCGTCTTCTGCCACGGCTACTGCCTCGGCCAGGACTCCTGGCACTTCCAGCGGGCCGCCCTGCGCGGCGTGGTCCGCGCGGTCTACTGGGACCAGCGCAGCCACGGGCGCAGCGCCCGCGGCCTGGGCCACGCGGACGGCGAGCCGGTGAGCATCGACCAGCTGGGCCGGGACCTGAAGGCCGTCATCGACGCGGCCGCCCCCGAGGGGCCGCTGATCCTGGTGGGTCACTCGATGGGCGGAATGACCATCATGGGATTCGCCGAGCAGTACCCCGAGATCGTCCGCGACCGCGTCGTCGGCGTCGCCCTGGTCGGAACCTCCAGCGGTCGCCTCGACGAGGTGACGTACGGGCTGCCGGCCGCCGGCATGGGAGCCGTACGCCGACTCCTGCCGGGCGTGCTCAAGGCGCTCGGCTCCCAGGTGGAGCTGGTGGAGAAGGGCCGCCGGGCCACCGCGGACCTCTTCGCCGGAATGATCAAGATGTACTCGTTCGGCTCCCGGGACGTGGATCCGGGCGTCGCGCGGTTCGCGGAGCGCCTGATCGAGGCCACTCCCATCGACGTGGTCGCCGAGTTCTACCCGGCCTTCCAGACCCACGACAAGACCTCCGCGCTCCAGCTGTTCGCGGACCTGCCGGTCACGGTCATAGCCGGGGACCGGGACATGATCACCCCGCCCGCGCACAGCGTCGCCATCAAGGAGGCGCTCCCCGGCGCCGACCTCGTGGTCCTGGAGTCCACCGGGCACCTGATGATGCTGGAACGCCCGGAGACCGTGACGCGGCTGCTCACCGAGCTGCTGGCGCGCACCGGGGCGGTGGCCGCCCCCGCAGCGACTAACGTTGGCGGGCATGGAAGAAGTACCGCTGGAAGCACAGCGCAGCCAGGCGCCGGCACCTGA
- the alr gene encoding alanine racemase, with protein MNETATRVYAEIDLDAVRENVRALRERAPRAELMAVVKANAYGHGALECAEAAQQAGAAWLGTATPDEALALRAAGIRGRLMCWLWTPGGPWREAVEADIDVSVSGMWALDEVREAARAAGRTARIQLKADTGLGRNGCQPADWEELVGAAVAAQAEGTVQVTGLWSHFACADEPGHPSIQLQLAAFRDMLAYAEKEGVEPEVRHIANSPATLTLPESHFDLVRCGLAVYGVSPAPELGTPAELGLRPAMTLKASLALVKTVPAGHGVSYGHHYVTDTETNLALVPAGYADGIPRQASGLGPVLVGGKIRHVAGRVAMDQFVVDLEGDHARAGDEAVIFGDAERGEPTAEDWARAAHTIAYEIVTRIGARVPRVYLGG; from the coding sequence ATGAACGAGACAGCGACGCGCGTGTACGCCGAGATCGATCTTGACGCCGTACGGGAGAACGTGCGCGCACTGCGCGAGCGAGCGCCCCGGGCCGAGCTGATGGCCGTGGTCAAGGCGAATGCCTACGGGCACGGGGCCCTGGAGTGCGCCGAGGCCGCCCAGCAGGCCGGTGCCGCCTGGCTCGGCACGGCCACCCCCGACGAGGCCCTCGCGCTCCGCGCCGCGGGGATCCGGGGGCGCCTCATGTGCTGGCTGTGGACCCCGGGCGGGCCCTGGCGAGAGGCCGTCGAGGCCGACATCGACGTCTCCGTCAGCGGAATGTGGGCCCTCGACGAGGTGCGGGAGGCCGCCCGCGCGGCGGGCCGCACCGCGCGCATCCAGCTCAAGGCCGACACCGGCCTCGGCCGCAACGGCTGCCAGCCCGCCGACTGGGAGGAGCTGGTCGGCGCGGCCGTCGCCGCCCAGGCCGAGGGGACCGTCCAGGTCACGGGCCTCTGGTCGCACTTCGCCTGCGCCGACGAGCCCGGTCACCCCTCGATCCAGCTCCAGCTGGCCGCCTTCCGCGACATGCTCGCGTACGCCGAGAAGGAGGGCGTCGAGCCCGAGGTCCGGCACATCGCCAACTCGCCGGCCACCCTCACCCTGCCCGAGTCCCACTTCGACCTGGTGCGCTGCGGGCTGGCCGTCTACGGCGTCTCGCCCGCGCCCGAGCTCGGCACCCCGGCCGAGCTGGGCCTGCGGCCCGCGATGACCCTGAAGGCCTCCCTCGCCCTGGTCAAGACGGTCCCCGCCGGGCACGGGGTGAGCTACGGCCACCACTACGTCACCGACACCGAGACGAACCTCGCGCTGGTCCCGGCGGGCTACGCCGACGGCATCCCGCGGCAGGCCTCGGGCCTCGGCCCCGTGCTCGTCGGCGGCAAGATCCGCCACGTCGCCGGACGCGTCGCGATGGACCAGTTCGTGGTCGACTTGGAGGGAGACCACGCCCGCGCAGGCGACGAAGCCGTCATCTTCGGGGACGCGGAGCGCGGTGAACCTACCGCCGAGGACTGGGCACGAGCGGCACACACGATCGCGTATGAGATCGTCACCCGTATCGGTGCACGTGTGCCCCGGGTCTACCTGGGCGGCTGA
- a CDS encoding NAD(P)H-hydrate dehydratase, with amino-acid sequence MRTAYSVETVRAAERALMARLPEGALMQRAAAGLAAACAGLLRRARGGVYGARVVLLVGPGDNGGDALYAGARLARRGAGVTAVPMDPGRMHPGGLAALRAAGGRLAGSVPPRADLVLDGLLGIGGRGGLRPAAAALVERIPPGVPVVAVDLPSGVDADTGEVAGPAVTADVTVTFGAYKPGLLIDPGASRTGAVHLVDIGLELPSPEVEALQHADVAGLLPEPTASSDKYRRGVVGIVAGSAQYPGAAVLAVAGALRGGAGAVRYVGPAAQAVLARYPETLIGPGRVQAWVVGPGLGEGRAGEVAELLAQDTAVLVDADGLRGLDAAALRARTAPTLLTPHAGEAAALLGVSRESVEAGRLDAVRRLAQRYGAAVLLKGSTTLVASGGGAVRVNPTGTPWLATAGSGDVLSGLVGSLLAGGLSGADAGAVGAYLHGLAARRVGGPLLAQQVAEALPDAWRDTRHP; translated from the coding sequence GTGCGTACTGCTTACAGCGTGGAGACCGTACGGGCCGCCGAGCGGGCGCTGATGGCCCGGCTGCCCGAGGGCGCCCTGATGCAGCGGGCGGCGGCCGGACTGGCCGCCGCGTGCGCCGGGCTGCTGCGCCGGGCCCGCGGCGGCGTGTACGGGGCCCGGGTGGTGCTGCTCGTCGGCCCCGGGGACAACGGCGGCGACGCGCTGTACGCGGGCGCCCGGCTGGCCCGGCGCGGGGCCGGGGTGACGGCCGTGCCGATGGACCCCGGGCGGATGCACCCGGGCGGGCTGGCCGCGCTGCGGGCCGCCGGGGGACGGCTCGCCGGATCGGTCCCCCCGCGCGCGGACCTCGTACTGGACGGGCTCCTCGGCATCGGCGGGCGGGGCGGACTGCGCCCGGCGGCCGCGGCCCTGGTGGAACGGATCCCGCCGGGGGTCCCCGTGGTCGCGGTGGACCTGCCGAGCGGGGTGGACGCGGACACCGGCGAGGTGGCGGGTCCGGCCGTGACGGCCGATGTGACGGTGACCTTCGGGGCGTACAAGCCCGGCCTGCTGATCGACCCCGGGGCCTCACGGACGGGCGCGGTGCACCTCGTCGACATCGGGCTGGAACTGCCGTCGCCGGAGGTGGAGGCCCTGCAGCACGCCGATGTGGCGGGGCTGCTGCCGGAGCCGACGGCGTCGAGCGACAAGTACCGGCGGGGTGTGGTCGGGATCGTCGCCGGGTCGGCGCAGTACCCGGGCGCGGCGGTGCTGGCCGTGGCGGGAGCGCTGCGGGGCGGCGCGGGCGCGGTGCGGTACGTCGGGCCGGCGGCGCAGGCGGTGCTCGCCCGCTACCCCGAGACGCTGATCGGCCCCGGCCGGGTGCAGGCATGGGTGGTCGGCCCGGGCCTGGGCGAGGGGCGCGCCGGTGAGGTCGCGGAGCTGCTGGCGCAGGACACGGCGGTGCTGGTCGACGCGGACGGGCTGCGGGGGCTGGACGCGGCGGCGCTGCGGGCCCGGACGGCCCCGACCCTGCTGACCCCGCACGCGGGGGAGGCGGCGGCGCTGCTGGGGGTGTCGCGGGAGTCGGTGGAGGCGGGCCGGCTGGACGCCGTACGGCGGCTGGCGCAGCGGTACGGGGCGGCGGTGCTGCTGAAGGGCTCGACGACGCTGGTCGCCTCCGGCGGCGGAGCCGTCCGGGTGAACCCGACGGGCACCCCGTGGCTGGCCACCGCGGGCAGCGGGGACGTGCTGTCCGGGCTGGTGGGCTCCCTGCTGGCGGGCGGGCTGTCCGGGGCGGACGCGGGGGCGGTCGGCGCGTACCTCCACGGCCTGGCGGCCCGCCGCGTCGGCGGCCCCCTCCTGGCCCAGCAGGTGGCCGAGGCCCTCCCGGACGCCTGGCGGGACACTCGCCACCCCTGA
- a CDS encoding holo-ACP synthase, translated as MIIGVGIDVAEIERFGAALERTPNLAGRLFVDAELTLPSGERRGIASLAARFAAKEALAKALGAPAGMLWTDAEVYVEPTGQPRLRVSGTVEARARALGVKSWHISLSHDAGVASAVVIAEG; from the coding sequence GTGATTATCGGCGTCGGGATCGACGTAGCGGAGATCGAGCGGTTCGGAGCGGCGCTGGAGCGCACGCCGAACCTGGCCGGACGGCTGTTCGTCGACGCCGAGTTGACACTGCCGAGCGGCGAGCGGCGCGGGATCGCCTCGCTCGCCGCGCGGTTCGCCGCCAAGGAGGCCCTCGCCAAGGCGCTGGGCGCGCCCGCCGGCATGCTCTGGACCGACGCCGAGGTGTACGTCGAGCCCACCGGGCAGCCGCGGCTGCGGGTGTCCGGGACGGTCGAGGCGCGGGCTCGGGCGCTGGGTGTGAAGTCCTGGCACATCTCGCTCAGCCACGACGCGGGCGTCGCCTCCGCCGTGGTGATCGCAGAAGGTTAG
- the glmS gene encoding glutamine--fructose-6-phosphate transaminase (isomerizing) translates to MCGIVGYVGAQSALDVVIAGLKRLEYRGYDSAGVAVLADGGLAAVKKAGKLVNLEKELVGHPLPAGSTGLGHTRWATHGGPTDANAHPHLDNSGRVAVVHNGIIENFAALRAELAERGHRLESETDTEVVAHLLAERFSATGDLAEAMRQVCRRLEGAFTLVAVHADEPDVVVGARRNSPLVVGVGEGENFLASDVAAFIAHTRSAIELGQDQVVELRRAGVTVTDFDGSPATVRAYHVDWDASAAEKGGYDYFMLKEIAEQPKAVADTLLGRIDASGSLTLDEVRIPVSVLREVDKVVIVACGTAYHAGMIAKLAIEHWTRIPCETELASEFRYRDPILDQRTLVVAISQSGETMDTLMALRHAREQGARVLAICNTNGSTIPRESDAVLYTHAGPEVAVASTKAFLTQLVACYLVALYLGQVRGTKWGDEIEAVIRELSDIAAAVDTVLETMEPVRELARSLADKDTVLFLGRHVGYPVALEGALKLKELAYMHAEGFAAGELKHGPIALIEKDLPVVVVVPSPRGRSVLHDKIVSNIQEIRARGARTIVIAEEGDEAVVPYADHLIRIPVTPTLLQPLVATVPLQVFACELATARGNEVDQPRNLAKSVTVE, encoded by the coding sequence ATGTGCGGAATTGTGGGTTACGTGGGAGCGCAGTCGGCGCTCGATGTGGTCATCGCCGGACTCAAGCGGCTGGAGTACCGCGGCTACGACTCGGCCGGGGTCGCCGTGCTCGCGGACGGCGGCCTGGCGGCCGTCAAGAAGGCCGGGAAGCTCGTCAATCTGGAGAAGGAGCTGGTCGGGCATCCGCTGCCGGCCGGTTCCACGGGGCTCGGGCACACCCGGTGGGCGACCCACGGCGGGCCCACCGACGCCAACGCCCACCCGCACCTCGACAACTCGGGGCGCGTGGCCGTCGTGCACAACGGCATCATCGAGAACTTCGCCGCGCTCCGCGCCGAGCTGGCCGAGCGCGGACACCGGCTGGAGTCCGAGACGGACACCGAGGTCGTGGCACACCTGCTGGCGGAGCGGTTCTCGGCGACCGGCGATCTCGCGGAGGCCATGCGGCAGGTGTGCCGGCGGCTGGAAGGCGCCTTCACCCTGGTCGCCGTGCACGCCGACGAACCGGACGTGGTGGTCGGCGCGCGCCGGAACTCGCCCCTGGTGGTGGGCGTCGGAGAGGGCGAGAACTTCCTCGCCTCGGACGTGGCCGCGTTCATCGCCCACACGCGGTCCGCGATCGAGCTGGGCCAGGACCAGGTCGTCGAGCTCCGCCGCGCGGGTGTCACGGTGACCGACTTCGACGGTTCGCCCGCGACCGTGCGGGCGTACCACGTCGACTGGGACGCCTCGGCGGCCGAGAAGGGGGGGTACGACTACTTCATGCTCAAGGAGATCGCCGAGCAGCCGAAGGCCGTCGCCGACACCCTCCTGGGCAGGATCGACGCGAGCGGCTCGCTGACCCTGGACGAGGTGCGCATCCCCGTCTCCGTGCTCAGGGAGGTCGACAAGGTCGTGATCGTGGCGTGCGGTACGGCGTACCACGCGGGCATGATCGCGAAGCTGGCCATCGAGCACTGGACCCGCATCCCCTGCGAGACCGAGCTGGCGAGCGAGTTCCGCTACCGGGACCCGATCCTGGACCAGCGGACGCTGGTGGTCGCGATCTCGCAGTCCGGCGAGACCATGGACACCCTCATGGCGCTGCGGCACGCGCGCGAGCAGGGTGCCAGGGTGCTGGCCATCTGCAACACCAACGGGTCGACGATCCCGCGGGAATCGGACGCGGTCCTCTACACGCACGCCGGTCCCGAGGTGGCGGTCGCCTCGACCAAGGCCTTCCTGACGCAGCTGGTGGCCTGCTACCTGGTCGCGCTCTACCTCGGCCAGGTCCGCGGGACGAAGTGGGGCGACGAGATCGAGGCGGTGATCCGGGAGCTGTCGGACATCGCCGCCGCGGTGGACACCGTACTGGAGACCATGGAGCCGGTACGGGAGCTCGCGCGCTCGCTCGCCGACAAGGACACCGTGCTGTTCCTGGGACGGCACGTCGGCTACCCGGTGGCGCTGGAGGGCGCGCTCAAGCTGAAGGAGCTGGCGTACATGCACGCCGAGGGCTTCGCGGCGGGCGAGCTCAAGCACGGGCCGATCGCGCTGATCGAGAAGGACCTGCCGGTGGTGGTGGTCGTCCCGTCGCCGCGCGGCCGGTCGGTGCTCCACGACAAGATCGTGTCGAACATCCAGGAGATCCGGGCGCGCGGTGCGCGGACCATCGTGATCGCGGAGGAGGGCGACGAGGCGGTCGTCCCGTACGCCGACCACCTGATCCGCATCCCGGTGACGCCGACGCTCCTCCAGCCGCTGGTGGCGACGGTGCCGCTGCAGGTGTTCGCGTGCGAGCTGGCCACGGCGCGCGGCAACGAGGTGGACCAGCCGCGTAACCTCGCCAAGTCGGTGACCGTGGAGTAG
- the coaA gene encoding type I pantothenate kinase, translating into MITSPPRSNTPDNATERTGREGHPTRPGHRRGPEASPYVDLTRAEWSALRERTPLPLTADEVERLRGLGDVIDLDEVRDVYLPLSRLLNLYVGATSNLRGTLNTFLGDAGNGHGAQQGTPFVIGVAGSVAVGKSTVARLLQALLARWPEHPRVELVTTDGFLYPMKELQRRGLTSRKGFPESYDRRALTRFVADIKAGKDEVRAPVYSHLIYDIVPGEELVVRRPDILIVEGLNVLQPALPGTDGRTRVALADYFDFSVYVDARPEDIERWYLNRFRKLRATAFQNPFSYFRKYTQVSEEEAMEYAQTMWRTINRPNLLENVAPTRGRATLVVRKGPDHKVQKLSLRKL; encoded by the coding sequence GTGATCACTTCGCCGCCACGAAGCAACACGCCGGACAACGCAACGGAGCGCACCGGCCGGGAGGGGCACCCCACACGCCCCGGACACCGCCGGGGCCCCGAGGCCTCGCCCTACGTCGACCTCACCCGCGCCGAGTGGAGCGCCCTGCGGGAGCGGACCCCGCTGCCGCTGACCGCCGACGAGGTGGAGCGGCTGCGCGGTCTCGGTGACGTCATCGACCTCGACGAGGTCCGCGACGTCTACCTGCCGCTGTCCCGGCTCCTCAACCTCTACGTGGGCGCCACCAGCAACCTCCGCGGCACCCTCAACACCTTCCTCGGCGACGCGGGCAACGGGCACGGCGCCCAGCAGGGCACCCCCTTCGTCATAGGCGTGGCCGGTTCGGTCGCCGTCGGCAAGTCCACCGTGGCCCGCCTGCTCCAGGCCCTGCTGGCCCGCTGGCCCGAGCACCCGCGCGTGGAGCTGGTGACCACCGACGGCTTCCTGTACCCGATGAAGGAGCTCCAGCGGCGTGGGCTGACCTCCCGCAAGGGGTTCCCGGAGTCCTACGACCGCCGCGCGCTCACCCGCTTCGTCGCCGACATCAAGGCCGGCAAGGACGAGGTGCGGGCCCCGGTCTACTCGCACCTGATCTACGACATCGTCCCTGGTGAGGAGCTCGTCGTCCGCCGCCCGGACATCCTCATCGTCGAGGGCCTCAACGTGCTCCAGCCGGCCCTCCCGGGCACGGACGGCCGTACCCGCGTCGCCCTCGCCGACTACTTCGACTTCAGCGTGTACGTGGACGCGCGTCCCGAGGACATCGAGCGCTGGTACCTCAACCGGTTCCGGAAGCTGCGCGCGACCGCGTTCCAGAACCCCTTCTCCTACTTCCGCAAGTACACCCAGGTCTCCGAGGAGGAGGCCATGGAGTACGCGCAGACGATGTGGCGGACGATCAACCGGCCCAACCTGCTGGAGAACGTGGCGCCCACCCGCGGCCGGGCCACGCTCGTCGTCCGCAAGGGACCCGACCACAAGGTGCAGAAGCTGAGCCTCCGCAAGCTCTAG